Part of the Flavobacterium sp. MDT1-60 genome, CAAAAAAAGAAAAAATAGAATTGCATCAATTAATTGATAATGGTATTCAGGTTATGAATCCGTTATTTAAAGAAAAGGGAATTGAAGTTGTAAATGAAATAAGCTTTAAACGTTGGATAAATGTCGATGCGCAACAAATAGAGCAGGTTTTCATTAATCTTTTAACCAATTGCATTCATGCTTTAAAAGATGTCAAATCGAAACAAATTTTCATTTCGGCGGAAGCCAAAGACAACCGAACTTTCATCAGAATTGCGGATAACGGAAATGGCGTTGAAAAAGAAATAGAAGATAAAATATTCCTGCCATTTTTCACCACCCGAAATGAAGGAGCGGGAATTGGCCTGACTTTGTCCAAAAATATTATTGAAGCGCACGGCGGTTATATTTCATACAAGAGTGAAGTTGGAAATACTGTTTTTGAGATTTGTTTGGTGGAAAATTGATTTTTAATAATTTAAAGAAAAATAAAATTATATTAGCATTAAAAACCAACCAAAAAACGAAAACCTATACTAAATGGATTTAAAACTTGACCTCAAAATTGCTTTAAAATATTCTTTATTTGTTTTGTTATACTGTATATTAGATAAACTACATATTCATTTTACACTAGAGAAAGATTATTACCCTTCTTCAGGCACTTTCTATTTTCTGGTTATTTTATTTCCTTATTTTTTTGCGGCTATTATATTGCTGTCATTTTTAGAATATATAAAATACAGGAAAAATTATATTGATTTAATTATCATTTCATTTTCTATTTTGTTCTTGTCTAGTCTCTCTAATTATATAGTTAATTTCAGCTTTTTTAAACTGTTTTATGAAGATATACAATTACCTCATGAAGAAGGAATTCTGGGTTTGCTGAATAGGCCATCTGTTTTAATGAGACCTCAATTTAATTTTTTATATACTGAATTTGTTTTTCCATTTCAATATCTTAAAGATGCCATTATTTCTGGATATATATATTTAATTATTGGAGTAATGCAAACTAGATTATTTATTTTACTGATACTATTATATCATTTCAATTTGTTTTTTCTTTTCAAAAAATACGAGGAGAATAAATGGTATAGTTTAGTTCCGGTACTCAATAAATTGATTTTAATTAGGATTGCCGGAAAACCTGTTTTTTGGATTGTACTTATATATGTTCCTTTTCTTAGTTATTTTTTAATGTACTCTATCAACAAAGAAATCGCCGAAGAAAATGGATTTGATTCCAAACTAGCACTCGGAATGACATTTTTGCCGTCTGTGTTTTATGGGAAAGTGAGTTTTGCTGAAGATGTAAATTCCGAAACAAAATTAGAAAATGTTTTATCCTGATCACGATTAAATTTAGTTAATGATATTAGCATTTGATACCTATTACTTCGACGGAAAAGCAAAAACAGTCTGTCTTGAATTTACGGAATGGAACCAAAGTGAAAACTTTAAAGTTCACACAGAAATAATTGATAATGTAGCGGAATATATTCCGGGAGAATTTTATAAAAGAGAATTGCCTTGTATTTTGAGTTTGCTAAATCAAATTGACTTAAAAAAGGTGGAAGCAATTGTTGTGGATGGATTTGTTTATTTAGATGATGAAAAGAAATACGGTTTAGGGGGTCATTTATACGAAAAACTGAATCAGGAAATTCCGATAATTGGTGTTGCTAAAACCAATTTTGCATCGATCGAAAAAGATAAACGAAGTTTATTTAGAGGTGATAGCCAGAAACCGTTATATGTTACAGCAATCGGAATTGACTTGGACGATGCTTTTCAGAAAGTAGAAAATATGGCCGGCGAATTTAGAATGCCAACTTTGCTAAAAGAAATGGATCGGCTGACAAAGGAAATATAAATGAATATAAAGAAGATTTAATTGTCTAAAGTAAATACAGAATGCATATATCTTAAATTTGTGGAGCTATAACCCAAAATATAATTAATATGGAAGACTCAAAAAAACACTCAGACAACTCAGCTTCTGATAAAACACCAAAAGTGACAGGGATTGGCGGAATTTTCTTTTTTTCAGATAATCCGAAGGATACAAAAGATTGGTATGCGAAAAATTTAGGACTTGATGTTAACGATTGGGGCTCGACTTTTGAATCCAGAAACATCAATAATCCAGATGAAATCGAAGCGCTTCAGTGGAGTACTTTTAAGAAGGGAGATGACTATTTTGCACCGTCCAAAAAAGAGTTTATGATTAATTACAGAGTTCAGAATATTGAAGGGCTTTTGGAAAACCTTAAACAAAACGGAGTAACAATTCTGGATGAAGTTGCTACTTATGATTATGGAAAATTTGTTCATATTATGGATGCTGATGGCAATAAAATTGAACTTTGGGAACCGATGTAAGCCTGGAATAATTCTATACAATATGAGGAATCAATTGAAAGCGCAATAAATAGCATTGATGAAGACAACACTTTGGAATGAAGTTTTAAAATTTGAATTGGATAATCCAGATGATCGATATGGATTTCTTACAAGATTAGCGGTTGAAAATAAATGGACAATTTATTTTGCAAAAACAGCAATTTTGGAATATAAAAAGTTCATGTACCTTGCTGCCGTTGCTAACGAAATGGTTTCTCCTTCAGAAATTGTTGATATAGTCTGGCATCAGCATTTGATTTTTACTTCTTCGTATACTGATTTTTGTACTCTTTTATCTAAAAGAATAGAACATATTCCGTCGACACATAACCGGGCTGAAGCAGAAAAATTCCATAAAGCAAAAGAAAGAACCAAAGAATTGTATGAGCAAAATTTCGGAAAACAACCGGAAGAAATTTGGGAGTATAGTGATGAACTCGATTCTTTGAATTTAGATAAAAGCAAGATTGAAATTGATAAACTAAAAAGAGTATTTTTAGGATTGTTTGCAGTTCTTATTTTTCCAATTTATTATATAATCAAACCAATTCTCATACAAATTGGGAATCCTGATTTTTTGATTATTTACATTTTATTGTTTGCAACGGTAATCGTTTCGTTAATGCGTTTTATAAAAACAGCTTTCGCTTCATTTTATGAGCGTATACGATCAAATTTTATCTTAGTAAATCTGAGTGCTTTTGAATTGGTTTTTCTTCAGCATAACAAATTAGAATTTGTTATTCATGGTGTCGTAAATAATTTAATTAGCAATCAGAAAATTGTTGTTTTGGGCAATAATAGATTAAACCTGATTGATGAAAGTTTAACTGATGACAAATATGAAAATTGTGTAATTGAAATCATGAAAGAATACGAACCAATGCCGTATCCTCAATTGTTTAAAATAGTAGCACGAAATCCAATATATGAACAGCTTGAAAAAGCAGTTGGCAAAATCAGGAAAACCATTGTAGACTCAAAGCAATTTATGCAATTTATAAAAATTGTATTGCTGATTTTTGGACTCTTGCTAAGTATTGGTTTTAGCAGGATTATTTCAGGAATTTCCAGAGATAAACCCATAACATTCTTACTCCTTGCTATTTTTGGTCTTTTAATCGTAACTAAAATTTATTTTAATAAAATAGTAAATTACCTGTTTAGCAGTACAATACCATTAATTTTTACAAATGAAAAATTGAAATCGGAAGCTGAAAAAGATTGGCAATGGAATTATTTTCTATATGGCGAAGTGCTACTGGTGAGTTCTTTTCTTCCTTTGACTGGCTATTTAAATAGAAATACTGATTCTGGAGGTGGCTCCAGTTGTGGAAGTTCTTGTGGGAGCTCTTGCAGCAGTTCGTGCGGAAGTTCCTGCGGTGGCTGTGGCGGAGATTGATTTAATAGATTTTTTATAGTAAAGACACTTTGTCAATTATTCTTTTGCAGATTTTTTTTAAAAAACTACAGTTAAATAGAACTACAATATTGAATTTACTCTATTATTTTACACCAATAAGAAAAATGAATTATTAATTGAGTTAGCAGAAATTTAAAACCAAATTCCAAAATAATTATGAAGAAAAATATTTACGAAGAATTGACAAATAAAGAATTGATAAAAAAGAAGGCCTTGTTTAAAAATGTTTCGATTGCATTTGGGGTTATTTATATTTTGGCTATTGCCATCATAATTTATCTCTTTACTACCAAAGGATTTAAAAACGTTTCTATTGCCACAATTGTTCCTGTTTTTATATTACCTGTTACTTTTTTTCCTTTGTTGATAAATTTAAGCTTATTGAATAAAGAAATTAAATCAAGGAATTTGTAACTACTCAAAGTTACTATGTTGATCTAGTAGAATGTCAAAAAGAAGAAGCCGGATCTCATATGAGACGGCTTCTTCTTTTTGTTATCGAATTATTTTTAGATAGGCGCTGTAAACATTGTCCTTAATAGAGGTTCGCAGATAAACTTCGTTTTCGTCTTTTGTTTTTAAGTCAAATTGAATTAAGGCAGCATCAGAATAATAAAACAAGGAATCATCCGGTGGGAATTCAAAATTTGAAATAGGTTGGGTTGTTAATTTTGTTTCGGATGCTATTTCACCATTGTTTATGTCTAATTGAAAAAGTTTTGCTTTACGGGTATACCCCCAAACATTATCACTTTCTTCAACGATGTATTCGATAGTGTCATCTTTAAAGTCAGTTTTCCAAATCTGAGTTCCTGTTTTTGAATCAACGGCGTATACAGAAGAAACTTCTGGGCCTTGTGCGGCTAAATATATTTTTTTGTCTTTGCAAAATATACGTTCCTTGACATTATGTTGATTCTCATCTAATTTAAATTGCCATAAAATATCTGGTTTATTAGGACTTAAAGCAAAAAGAACATTTTTTTCATTTGCTATAAATACATTTTCACCATCAGTTACAGGTTTTCCGTGCATAGTTTCTCCAAAGTCTTTTTGGTAAAGAAGTTTTCCTGTATTGGCTTCAAAACTATATAAATAGTTCCCGCTTTGGGTAAAAACTTTGTTATCGAAAACAAGAACCGGAATATCATTATTTGTGGAATCC contains:
- a CDS encoding DUF5684 domain-containing protein; translation: MDLKLDLKIALKYSLFVLLYCILDKLHIHFTLEKDYYPSSGTFYFLVILFPYFFAAIILLSFLEYIKYRKNYIDLIIISFSILFLSSLSNYIVNFSFFKLFYEDIQLPHEEGILGLLNRPSVLMRPQFNFLYTEFVFPFQYLKDAIISGYIYLIIGVMQTRLFILLILLYHFNLFFLFKKYEENKWYSLVPVLNKLILIRIAGKPVFWIVLIYVPFLSYFLMYSINKEIAEENGFDSKLALGMTFLPSVFYGKVSFAEDVNSETKLENVLS
- a CDS encoding VOC family protein, with amino-acid sequence MEDSKKHSDNSASDKTPKVTGIGGIFFFSDNPKDTKDWYAKNLGLDVNDWGSTFESRNINNPDEIEALQWSTFKKGDDYFAPSKKEFMINYRVQNIEGLLENLKQNGVTILDEVATYDYGKFVHIMDADGNKIELWEPM
- a CDS encoding PQQ-binding-like beta-propeller repeat protein, which produces MRKNLIALLFVFTVINIFGQTPTPSQPIETADATNKVSTISDRVSNKAISPVKKVPLDEALILIYDYDGTLFTFDLESETIAWTVKATDAYTEMCANKVTLNDGVLYVPFINGEIFAIDNQTGTVFWKSRIGNSTDQTVLKDQLPIINDGKLFITSQNGNIYALNIKDGSLIWNYKLDSTNNDIPVLVFDNKVFTQSGNYLYSFEANTGKLLYQKDFGETMHGKPVTDGENVFIANEKNVLFALSPNKPDILWQFKLDENQHNVKERIFCKDKKIYLAAQGPEVSSVYAVDSKTGTQIWKTDFKDDTIEYIVEESDNVWGYTRKAKLFQLDINNGEIASETKLTTQPISNFEFPPDDSLFYYSDAALIQFDLKTKDENEVYLRTSIKDNVYSAYLKIIR
- a CDS encoding endonuclease V, with translation MILAFDTYYFDGKAKTVCLEFTEWNQSENFKVHTEIIDNVAEYIPGEFYKRELPCILSLLNQIDLKKVEAIVVDGFVYLDDEKKYGLGGHLYEKLNQEIPIIGVAKTNFASIEKDKRSLFRGDSQKPLYVTAIGIDLDDAFQKVENMAGEFRMPTLLKEMDRLTKEI